In the Flavobacterium acetivorans genome, one interval contains:
- a CDS encoding DUF423 domain-containing protein yields MDRKIISTGALIGMVAIILGAFGAHALKKVLDAEQLITFETGVRYQMYHGLFLILIGTLTSLPEKTKKKIYFLTVTGVLLFSGSIYLLATNSLSSFDFKTIGFVTPIGGLLLILAWGALLLNYFNKKS; encoded by the coding sequence ATGGACAGAAAAATAATATCCACAGGAGCTTTAATTGGGATGGTAGCTATCATATTAGGCGCGTTTGGAGCGCATGCTCTCAAAAAAGTTTTAGACGCAGAACAACTAATCACTTTTGAAACAGGTGTACGCTATCAAATGTATCATGGTCTATTTTTAATCCTTATTGGCACACTAACAAGCTTGCCAGAAAAAACAAAGAAAAAAATCTATTTCTTGACAGTTACGGGTGTTCTATTATTCTCTGGATCAATTTATTTATTGGCAACAAACAGCCTCTCCTCATTTGATTTTAAAACAATTGGTTTTGTAACACCTATAGGCGGACTCCTATTAATACTTGCTTGGGGAGCCTTATTATTGAATTATTTTAACAAAAAATCATAA